One region of Triticum aestivum cultivar Chinese Spring chromosome 6B, IWGSC CS RefSeq v2.1, whole genome shotgun sequence genomic DNA includes:
- the LOC123134491 gene encoding probable calcium-binding protein CML20, whose amino-acid sequence MGQAVSAASSPFRRKSQPPPVPQATAPPAAKDHDTELVRIFRRYDTDGDGRISAAEIREIWGCTDAEAQEMVAQADSDGDGLISIEELGALLKGGGSEDLPAAFAKFDENGDGVITPDELRRAFLQPLLGREKHTLEECTRMVAAFDQDGDGVLSFDEFKTMMAPKSA is encoded by the coding sequence ATGGGTCAAGCTGTCTCCGCCGCTTCTTCCCCCTTCCGCCGCAAATCGCAGCCGCCGCCGGTTCCTCAGGCTACCGCCCCTCCAGCAGCAAAGGACCACGACACGGAGCTCGTCCGCATCTTCCGCCGCTACGACACGGACGGGGACGGCCGCATCTCGGCCGCGGAGATACGCGAGATTTGGGGCTGCACGGACGCGGAGGCGCAGGAGATGGTCGCCCAGGCGGACAGCGACGGGGACGGGTTGATCAGCATCGAGGAGCTCGGGGCGCTGCTGAAGGGCGGGGGCTCGGAGGACTTGCCGGCGGCGTTCGCCAAGTTTGACGAGAACGGCGACGGGGTGATCACCCCCGATGAGCTGCGCCGAGCGTTTCTCCAGCCGCTGCTCGGCCGGGAGAAGCACACGCTGGAGGAGTGCACCAGGATGGTCGCCGCGTTTGACCAAGACGGCGACGGCGTCCTCTCCTTCGACGAGTTCAAGACCATGATGGCGCCCAAGAGTGCGTGA